A stretch of the Neptunomonas phycophila genome encodes the following:
- a CDS encoding efflux RND transporter periplasmic adaptor subunit — MVTNTQLKRSVAFATICSVLFLAGCQEEQQAQQAPPKAPTKVDVVTIKTESVEITESGAGRVTAYRTAEIRPQVSGIIQKRLFVEGSTVNEGDVLYQIDPAVYQAALASAKADLAVANANAASVKEQADRYSRLVKQSAVSKQEAADAVSAWKQAQAQILAAEAAVKTAQIDLNYTKITAPISGIVGRSAVTEGALVSAAQSTALATIRQISPVYVDMQRPATAVLKMKRSDAGQEMPVSLVLEDGAAYDEQGKLEFSEVSVDETTGTVNARARFENSQAMLLPGMYVRATIVTQTIEDAILAPQKGITRQPDGSTVALIVNADGVVATQKVEVGDAIRDQWFINSGLKPGDKVIVGGLQKVKAGDKVEMVESGAADSSNTQTQG, encoded by the coding sequence ATGGTTACAAATACCCAACTCAAACGTAGTGTCGCTTTTGCAACGATATGTTCTGTCCTGTTCTTGGCGGGTTGCCAAGAGGAGCAGCAAGCACAACAAGCCCCACCAAAAGCACCTACTAAAGTGGATGTGGTAACTATAAAGACTGAGTCTGTTGAGATTACAGAGAGCGGAGCGGGCCGAGTGACGGCGTACCGTACCGCGGAGATTCGTCCTCAAGTTAGCGGGATTATACAAAAGCGTCTGTTTGTTGAAGGCAGTACCGTCAACGAAGGTGATGTTCTGTATCAGATTGACCCTGCGGTTTATCAGGCAGCATTAGCCAGTGCGAAAGCGGACCTAGCAGTGGCTAATGCGAATGCGGCAAGCGTGAAAGAGCAGGCTGATCGCTACTCGCGCTTAGTTAAGCAATCAGCTGTTAGTAAGCAAGAAGCGGCGGATGCTGTGTCGGCATGGAAGCAAGCGCAAGCACAAATTTTAGCAGCAGAAGCAGCCGTTAAAACGGCGCAAATTGATCTGAACTACACAAAAATAACGGCACCTATCTCTGGTATTGTGGGCCGCTCGGCGGTCACAGAAGGGGCGCTAGTTTCGGCGGCTCAGTCAACAGCGTTAGCGACTATTCGTCAAATTTCCCCTGTTTATGTCGATATGCAACGCCCAGCTACCGCCGTGCTGAAGATGAAGCGCAGTGATGCCGGTCAAGAGATGCCCGTTAGTTTGGTGCTAGAAGATGGGGCTGCTTATGACGAGCAAGGTAAGCTGGAATTTTCAGAAGTGAGTGTGGATGAAACAACGGGAACGGTTAATGCGCGCGCACGGTTTGAGAACTCGCAAGCCATGTTATTACCAGGTATGTATGTGCGCGCAACAATCGTCACGCAAACGATAGAAGACGCCATTCTTGCTCCGCAAAAAGGTATTACACGTCAGCCAGACGGTTCTACTGTCGCTTTGATTGTAAATGCCGATGGCGTAGTCGCCACTCAAAAAGTTGAAGTGGGTGATGCTATTCGTGATCAGTGGTTTATCAATTCAGGCTTAAAGCCGGGTGATAAGGTGATTGTTGGCGGCCTGCAAAAAGTTAAAGCGGGTGACAAAGTCGAAATGGTTGAGTCCGGTGCAGCAGACTCTTCTAATACTCAGACGCAAGGCTAA